ATCAGGTCGGTTTTCACCCCTTCTTTCTGCCAGGCAGCCACCATCTCGGTACTGAAGCTATCGGTACCGAGCGCAGTCACGTAATGCACGCCCAGCTTATCAGCGTTTACCTGACGGGCAATGTAAACGGCAGTGTTCAGCGTATCGCCGCCAAATCCACGGTTAAGATCCGTGCCCTTCTGCGACAGTTCGATCATGCATTCGCCGATTACGGCAATGTTAGTAGTTGTCATCACTTTTGGCCTGTTTGAAAAGCTGGGTATAAAAAATGCGGAAATTAACGTCAGTCTCAACATTACGCGAGACTGAGTCAATAGCCTTGAAACGATGTTTTATTTTTTCATGACGCAGATCGGAAAACCAGTGCTTTCACGCTGCTTTTAGCGATCGGAAGGGGGTGCTTTCTCTTGCTCATTCTTATCCGTCGAGGTGTCGCCTTTGTAGTTCGCCGTGGCGATCCAGGCGGCGCAGAAGAGTGTCAGACGAGCAAAGAAATAGAAGAACGCCATCAGACCAATGACCGAACCGAACGCGGCACCGGAAGGTGAGCTGGCCAGTTTAGGCAGCGCGACGGTCATCGCGAACTTGATCACTTCAAAGCCCACTGCGGCGATCAGCGTGCCGCGAAAGAGTGCTTTGCGTTTGGGTTTATGGCGCGGTAAAACGAAAAATATCCACAGGAATAACAGATAGTTGGCGAAGATGGAGATCGACAGGGCAATCAGCGTCAACGCGGGGCGCAGCCACTCGATGCCATCCAGCCCCAGCGCGGTCACAATCATGTTTTGCGCGGTGCCAGCAACGGAGGTCAGGAAAAGCGTAATGATAAGTGCAATGACCAGACCGGTCAGCGACAGGAAATCCCGCGTGTACTGAAAGTAAATCTTCTCTTCATCTTTCGGGTTCCGTTCCCACACGTCGCGCGACTGGGCGCGAATCGCCTCACGCAGGTTTCCCATCCAACTGATGCCAGAATAGAGCGCGATCAGCAAACCGGTAATCCCTACGGTAGTACGCTGCTGCACGGCGGTGTTAACGGTACTTTTCAGCGTATTGGCCAGATTAGGATCGCTGATACTGTTGACGATACGGTTAATCAGCCCCGTCAGCAGGTCAGGGTTTGAGGCCAGCACAAAACCCACGGCGGCAAAAGACACCATGAGAATCGGGATCAGCGACAGAAAGGAAAAATAGGTAATGGCCGCGCCAAACTGGTTGCCCATCCGATCGTTAAAACGTTCGCCCGCGCGAATCAGGTGCGCCACGCTGGGGATCGCCTGAATGCGTGCGGCCAGACGCTTACTCTTGTCCAGAAACGAGAGGGGTTTCTGTGGTGATTGATCCCCTTCTGGGGTTGACGATGTTGACTGGCGTTCCGGGTCTGCCGGTGCAGGCATTGCGTTTCTCCTGTGTTCGGGATTAGTTTATTAGCATAAGGTTGATTATAACCAACAATATAAGAATGTTACTTTTCGATGTTTTTCTGAACGTACGTCATACACGGACGTTAAGCGAGTGAATTTTCCATGCCAACACCTTCCCCATCCGAACCGGCGCTGAGCGGGCTGCGCCTTAATCTGCGTATCGTTTCGATTGTGGCGTTCAACTTCGCCAGCTATCTGAATATCGGCCTGCCGTTAGCGGTGCTGCCGGGGTATGTGCACGATCACCTTGGCTACAGTGCATTCTGGGCTGGGCTGGTGATCAGCCTGCAATACTTCTCCACGCTACTGAGCCGACCGCATGCGGGCCGCAGCGCCGACGAAAAAGGACCGAAAAAAATCGTCGTCTGGGGGCTGGCTGGCGTCATGCTGAGCGGGGTGTTTTACCTGATGGCTGCCTTTAGCGATGCCTCGCCTGTAATCACGCTGCTGTTGTTGTGTCTCGGGCGTGTCGTGCTGGGAGCCGGACAGAGCTTTGCCGGTACCGGTGCAACGCTCTGGGGCGTCGGTGTGGTCGGTTCTCGACACATTGGACGCGTGATTTCATGGAATGGTATTGCCACCTATGGCGCGATGGCGATCGGCGCACCGCTCGGCGTCTGGCTCAACCATATCGGTGGGCTAAAACTGCTTTCCGTATGCATTATCCTGATCGCAGCCGTGGCGATTGTCCTCGCACTGCCGCGTCCGGCGGTGCAGGTCGCGCCGGGGAAAAAGATTCCCTTCCGTGAAGTGCTGGGGAAAGTCTGGGTTTACGGCATTATTTTGGCGATCGCCTCTGCGGGTTTTGGTGTGATCGCCACCTTCATCACGCTGTTTTATGCTGACCGGAACTGGGAAGGCGCGGCGCTGACGCTGACCATTTTCAGCTGTGCCTTTGTCGGCGCACGATTGGTGTTTCCTAACAGTATTCAACGGTTTGGCGGACTGCGCGTGGCGATGGCGTGCTTCGTGGTTGAAATCGTCGGGTTGTTGCTGGTCTGGGGAGCAACGCAGCCGCTGATGGCGGAAGTCGGTGCGTTCCTCGCGGGGGCGGGCTTCTCTCTGGTGTTCCCGGCATTAGGTGTTGTCGCCGTTAAGGCCGTATCGCCGCAGAATCAGGGTAGCGCGCTGGCAACCTATACGATATTTCTTGATTTATCGCTGGGCATCGTCGGGCCAGTGGCGGGTATGCTGATGGCCTATACCGGTATCGCCTCTATTTATCTGGCGGCGGCGCTGCTAGGGCTATGCGGTCTGGCACTGACGTGGAGACTGGCTCAGCGAATCACCAGCGTGTAGAAAATGACAGTAACCACCTTGGTGGCTACTGTCTGACGATAACACCGATTACTTCAGCTTCAGGGTGTGGATGATGCCTTCTGCTTCGCTCTGTGCCTGTTGCTGATTGCTGGCTGGCAGCGTGATCTGCAAGGTCAGCAGTTGGTTTTCCACTTTGCCCAGCACGACAGAGGAATAAGCCTGTTGTCCGCTGCTAGTGATAATGCTGTCGAGCTGTTGCAGCTTCTTGCCGTCAACGTCGATGGTCTTGTTGGTGACAACCTGGAGGTTGGCGTCACGTGTGCGCTGTTGATCTTCCAGACGCTGCGCCAGCACGGTCAACTCTTCTGTTGTGTTGTCGCCCAGAATCACGATGACCGCTTTCTGCCCATTATCATTGGCGTAAACGTGCATGTTATTCGCTTGCGTACCGACCTTACCGCTTTGATCACGCATATCAGCCGGCAGGGTAAATGCCACCTTGCCATCCATTAATTCGATATTCTGACCTGCGCTGGCTTCTGCGGCAGGTTTATCTTGTGCGCCCGATTTTGCAGCGTCATCCGTTTTGCCATCACAGGCAGCAAGCAGGCCGACAAGCAAGCCGACACCGAGGTATTTGATTACATTCGACATGGGATCCCTTTCTCTCGTTTTTGAAACAGATAATCGTTTAAACAGGTAATAACAGTATGGCACCCTATTCAGATAGCAAAAACAAGCATTTTGTTGTTGCAAACCGTTGTGTGTGCCTGCGTTATTTTTACAAAACGATGAATGACTTAACGAGAAAAGGCGGCGCAAATGGCCGCCCGATTGACATTAATGATGGCTGCTGGCGGAACGGTAGTTAGCTGGATCTTTCTGTTCGCTCAGACGTTTGAGCACCATGTTCAGCATGACACCGTACATCGGCAGGAAGAACGCCAGACTGATCAGCAGCTTGAAGGCATAATCCACCATCGCGATTTCAACCCAATTTGCCGCCATGAAGGCATCAGTGCTGCGGTAAAATGCAATGAAGAAAAAGGCCAGCGTATCGCTGAAATTACCAAACACGGTCGACACAGCCGGTGCGACCCACCACGCGCGTTTCTGGCGCAGGCGGTTGAAGACGTGAACATCCAGAATCTGACCGAGAACATAAGCCATGAAGCTGGCGCAGGCGATGCGCGCCACGACGATATTCACTTGACTTAATGCCTCGAACGACTGCCACGATCCCTGATAAAACAGGCTCGACACCAGATAGGAAATGACCAGAGCAGGCACCATCACGGTCAGAATGATACGACGCGCCAGCGGCGCACCGAAAACCCGTACCGTCAGGTCAGTTGCCAGAAAAATAAACGGGAAGGTAAACGCGCCCCAGGTGGTATGAAAACCGAAAATCAATACTGGGAGCTGAACCAGATAATTACTCGACGTAATGATCAGGACATGGAACAACGATAGCCAGATCAGCGCCGTAAGCCGCTGCTGGGGAGTAAAACGATACATAATGTGACCTTTTTGGTTATTGGGGTTAGGGAACCCAAGAGATAACGTGCAGATTTATGCTGCAACGCGGCGGCATAATACGCAATTGTTTAGCTAATGCAATTATTTCGCTACGGGCATGTGTTTTGCCAGGAAAAGATGGTTGTTTTCTGCGCAAACGTTGTCGTCGCTTGCGTCGGGAAATCCTCAGCGTAAACTAAGGCGGTTTTTTGATTCCTGTACTGAGAACGTTGATGACCGATCCCTTTACCAACCCGGATAAAACCCTTGATGCCCAGGGGCTGCGATGCCCAGAGCCTGTAATGATGGTGCGTAAGATGGTACGCCAGATGGAAACCGGGCAAACGCTACTGATTATTGCCGACGATCCGGCCACCACCCGCGATATTCCCGGTTTTTGCGTGTTCATGGAGCATGAACTTCTGGCGCAGGAGACCGAACAGCTTCCCTATCGGTATCTGTTGCGCAAAGGGTAATACTCGTCATACTTCAAGCAGCAGGTGCGCGGCGTTGCACCGCGCACCGTAGACTGCGATTAGTCCTGTTTTCTCAAGAGCCGCAGCGCGTTAGCGGTGACCAGCGCGGTTGCGCCGGAATCCGCCAGTACGGCGAGCCACAGCCCGGTAATGCCCAGAATACTGGTGACCAGAAATACCGCTTTCAGCCCCAGTGCGATGGTAATGTTCTGGCGAATATTGCGCTGCGTCGCCCGCGACAGGCTAATCATCGCCGCCAGCCCGGTCAGACGGCTGTGCGTTAAGGCTGCATCGGCTGTCTCCAACGCCACATCCGTACCGCTTCCCATTGCAATTCCGATCGTTGCGGCTTTCATCGCCGGTGCGTCGTTGATGCCGTCGCCGACCATCGCCACGGGATGCTGCTGACTCAATTCGCTGACTGCCGCGACCTTATCGGCGGGGAGCAGGCTGGCGCGGTAATCGATCCCTAATGTCGCCGCAATCGCCGCCGCCGCGCGGGGATTATCGCCCGTAAGCATGACGCCACGAATCCCCAACTGCTGCAAAGCATCCAGCGCTTCACGTGCATCGTGGCGTAGCGTATCGCTCAACGCCAGCACGCCGAGTACGCTATCGTCCTCTTGCACCACCACGACGGTTTTTCCTTCGTTTTCCAGCGCCTCAACCCGCTGTAACCAGTCGGCATCAAGCAGATCGGGCGCGACGCGAGTCGGCGCGCTGACCTGAATTCGCTTGCCGCCAATCGTACCTTCCACGCCGACACCTGCCAGCGCTTTGCGATTTTCCGCCATTGGCAGGAATGTGCTGCTGGATCGCGCATGCTGGACGATCGCTTTGGCAAGCGGATGGTGCGAACCGGACTCCACGGCGGCGGTGCGCGTCAGCAGCGCCGTTGCGCTCACGCCCGCGGCGGGCAATACGTCCGTCACCTGCGGCTTGCCTTCTGTCAGCGTGCCCGTTTTATCGAACGCGATAGTCTTGATGCTGCCCAGCGATTCCAGCGCCGCGCCGCCTTTAATCAGCGCTCCACGGCGCGTTGCAGCGGCCAGCCCGGACGTAATTGCCGCAGGCGTTGAGATCACCAGCGCACACGGACAGCCGATTAACAACAGCGTCAGGCCGCGATAAATCCACTCTTGCCACGGCTGCGCCAGCAGCAACGGCGGAACCAGAATTACCAGCAGCGACAGCAGCATGATGGCTGGCGTGTAATAGCGGCTAAATTTATCGAGGAAGCGCTCTATCGGCGCACGGCGCTCTTCCGCTTCTTCGATCAGTTGCAGAATGCGATCGATCGCGCTGTTGCCCGGCTGTGACACCACGCGCAACTGCACGACCCGATCGACGCACAGGCTACCTGCGGCAATTTTCTCACCGGGCGTACGTTCAACGGGAACCGATTCACCGGTCAGCGCGCTTTCATCAAAGCTGGCGTCGCTGTTCAAAAGCTCCGCATCGGCGGGGAGCCGCCCACCGGGGGCGACTTCAATCACGTCACCGGGAACCAGACTGGCGACGGGAACGAGGCGTCGCTGGCCGTTGCCGACGACCGTGGCATCTTCGGGAAGCAGCGCCATCAGCGCCGTTACGCCCCGCCGTGCGCGGTTTGCCGCGTAAGATTCCAGATGTTCGCCCAGCATAAACAGCAGCAGGATGACGGTGGCTTCGGTGGTGGCACCAATCAAGAGCGCCCCGATGGAGGCCACGCTCATCAGCGTTTCAATCGCGAAGGGTGTACCCGTGCGAATGAGCTGCACCGTTTTCTTCAGTATCGGAATCAGCCCGACAAGGGTGGTCGCGATAAACGCGATCTGCCCGCCGCGCTCGCTTAGCAGGGAAAGTCCCCAGCTTGCAGCAGCCAGCAGAGTGAAAAGTATTAAGAAACCATATTCATGCACGAAGCGACGTACGGTCGAGGTGTCGGGCGGAGTGAGGGGGAGTGCGGTGTCCTGCAAGGTGAAGCCCGCTTGCTGAACGGCATGTTGAACCTGAAATCGAATATCGGTGTTGGCATCAACAACCAATTTTTCGGTGGCGAACAGCACTTTGGCCTGTTCAATTCCGGTGAGATTTTTTACTGCATTTTCGATTTTACGTGCGCAGCTGGGACAATCCATCCCGCTGATTTTCCAGCTGAAACGCTGGTGGGATCGGGGCCTATCGCTGTCTCCGCCGTCGGGGTCGTCTGAATCTGCGCTACCGCCGCTGTCTGACGACGACTGATCTGTGCCACACGCGCTCTGCACTACGGCGTCAGATGTGTGTTTGGTTGAACAGCAGCTGTGGTCGGCGTGGTTTGAATGCTGCGTGTGCTCGTTGCAACAGCTTTTAGTACGGGATGGCGCACTGCGCGGCGCGTGGTGAACGCCGTTATTGCAGCAGGCTGATTTCTCAGTGCTGTGGTGCTGATGAGAGTGCATGTCTTCCTCCTGGGTTATTAGTGATAGCCATTCTCATCAGGAACTTTACACCGCCGCTCAATGCTTAGCCAGATTTTCGTTAGCGCCGCGAACGTCAGAAATAGAGGGAGCGAACGATCAGGAAATGGCCGCCAAAATAGCCCGCTGCCACAATCGCCTGATGGGCGCGGAATGGAAAACGGTAATGGTGAATCAGCCAGGCCGCATGGGCGATAAACAGCAGTACGGTGCCCGTCAGCAGGGAGAAATTCGCGTTTGTCCCCAGCGCAAAATACCGCTCGCCAGCAATCCAGACCATTAACGTCGTCATGATGATGAATGCGCAGGCGGGCCAACGCTGTGCTTCTAATCGTCCCCAGATAATCGCGATCAGGATCGCGGCCAGAATGACGAGCGTTAATGCCAGCGGCCAAAAGAACGTGAGTGAAATCTGCCCGGTAAAAAAGCTAATGGTGTACAGCAGGTGGGAGAGGAAATAAGCGCCAAACGCGTAAAGCAGGCGCTGAGTCGGCAGCAACAGCAGGGTGTCTGCGACCAGCGTTGCCAGCAGCCCCAACACAATCAGATAACCCGGTACACCAAGCAGCGGCGTCTGCCAGGCCAGAGCCAGCAGCAGTAGCATCGTGACTGGCTTGAATAACCAACGTTGCCACGTTGGACCACGGTAGCTGGCGTCCACATACAACCAGCCAGAAAAAAGTACAGCAATAAATGACCAAAGCATAGCGTGTCCTTTTTGTGTTTTTGTTTGTGTCAGGATAAAAATAAACCGTTCTTTATTCAGTGTAGGGGATTGTGGGGAAGTTAAACAACACGAGGCGAGACGGATGCGACTTCTGTGAGCTTCATGGTATGTTATCGCCTGTTTTTATTGTAAATGGGCGCCGTGAAGTCTCGAAGGGAGTATTGTGTTGAATGAGTAATGAATCCGCGCTTTATCGTATTCAATTTATAAATAACGGTAAGAATTACCAGCTTTACGTGCGTGAGTTGGTACAGAGCAGCCTGTTCGGTTTTATTGAAATTGCCGACTTCGTGTTTGATAGCCAATCTACGGTGTTGGTTGACCCGTCAACCGAGAAACTAAAAACGGAATTCTCTGGCGTTAGCCGCAGTTTCATTCCTCTACAGGCGATCATTCGCATTGATGCCGTGACGGAAAAAGGCAGCGCCCGCATTTCTGATTTAGGCGACAACGTTACCGCGTTCCCTTATCTTCCTGGCAAGAAACCCTGATGGGTGATTTTCCCTGGCTATTGGTTTTCGCTGTTGGTGCAATTCTGCTGCTGGCAGCGCGACAATACCGACGCCAACGTTATCGGGAAGCGCAGAATGATGCGGCTCCGCTGCGTATTGTGAGCGCAGAGGTGAAACACAAACGCGAATTTCCCCGCACTCGTCGGCGTGCGCGTGAGCATCAGGTGATGGTCATGGAGGACATGCTTTATGAGGCAACATTTAGGCCGATTGCTGGCAGCGGGGATATTACATTGCGCCTCGAAAGCGCGGATTATCACCAGCTTGATACCGGTATGCAGGGATCGTTGCAGCTAAAGGGCACGCGTTTTATTCGCTTTGTGCCCCAGCAGAGGTAGCGATTACAGCTTCGGTGGCTTAGGCTGCTTTTTCTGCCACGCCAGCAATTCAAACACGCCAAAAAGGAAAATACGGGCCTGAAGCGCGCGGTTCAGCGCGGGGCTGTCCTTCGGCTGGCTGGATTTTAACAGCAGCAGCTGAAAACCATGCATCAGGATCATAAACACCATCGCCACGGTCATGAAAATATTCAACGGCTTGGGAAATGGCTGAATCAGGTTAAGCAGCAGAAATCCCCACACGCCCAGCATCAATAGCCTGCCAAGGTTAATCAAAATCATCTCTTACCCTTACGTTGCTGCGAAGATTATTGACGAATGTATAAACGGTAGGCGACCTGACCGGCAATTTTCTCACGGTGCAGTTGCCAATTTTCCGGGATAGTCAGCTGCGCATTTTCCGCCTCGGTTTCCACGTAAATCCACGCGTCGGGTG
The nucleotide sequence above comes from Pectobacterium brasiliense. Encoded proteins:
- a CDS encoding lysoplasmalogenase, with protein sequence MLWSFIAVLFSGWLYVDASYRGPTWQRWLFKPVTMLLLLALAWQTPLLGVPGYLIVLGLLATLVADTLLLLPTQRLLYAFGAYFLSHLLYTISFFTGQISLTFFWPLALTLVILAAILIAIIWGRLEAQRWPACAFIIMTTLMVWIAGERYFALGTNANFSLLTGTVLLFIAHAAWLIHHYRFPFRAHQAIVAAGYFGGHFLIVRSLYF
- a CDS encoding DUF1820 family protein, translated to MSNESALYRIQFINNGKNYQLYVRELVQSSLFGFIEIADFVFDSQSTVLVDPSTEKLKTEFSGVSRSFIPLQAIIRIDAVTEKGSARISDLGDNVTAFPYLPGKKP
- a CDS encoding DUF1145 family protein, coding for MLINLGRLLMLGVWGFLLLNLIQPFPKPLNIFMTVAMVFMILMHGFQLLLLKSSQPKDSPALNRALQARIFLFGVFELLAWQKKQPKPPKL
- the tusA gene encoding sulfurtransferase TusA, with amino-acid sequence MTDPFTNPDKTLDAQGLRCPEPVMMVRKMVRQMETGQTLLIIADDPATTRDIPGFCVFMEHELLAQETEQLPYRYLLRKG
- a CDS encoding 7-cyano-7-deazaguanine/7-aminomethyl-7-deazaguanine transporter → MYRFTPQQRLTALIWLSLFHVLIITSSNYLVQLPVLIFGFHTTWGAFTFPFIFLATDLTVRVFGAPLARRIILTVMVPALVISYLVSSLFYQGSWQSFEALSQVNIVVARIACASFMAYVLGQILDVHVFNRLRQKRAWWVAPAVSTVFGNFSDTLAFFFIAFYRSTDAFMAANWVEIAMVDYAFKLLISLAFFLPMYGVMLNMVLKRLSEQKDPANYRSASSHH
- a CDS encoding MFS transporter; this encodes MPTPSPSEPALSGLRLNLRIVSIVAFNFASYLNIGLPLAVLPGYVHDHLGYSAFWAGLVISLQYFSTLLSRPHAGRSADEKGPKKIVVWGLAGVMLSGVFYLMAAFSDASPVITLLLLCLGRVVLGAGQSFAGTGATLWGVGVVGSRHIGRVISWNGIATYGAMAIGAPLGVWLNHIGGLKLLSVCIILIAAVAIVLALPRPAVQVAPGKKIPFREVLGKVWVYGIILAIASAGFGVIATFITLFYADRNWEGAALTLTIFSCAFVGARLVFPNSIQRFGGLRVAMACFVVEIVGLLLVWGATQPLMAEVGAFLAGAGFSLVFPALGVVAVKAVSPQNQGSALATYTIFLDLSLGIVGPVAGMLMAYTGIASIYLAAALLGLCGLALTWRLAQRITSV
- a CDS encoding DcrB family lipoprotein, which translates into the protein MSNVIKYLGVGLLVGLLAACDGKTDDAAKSGAQDKPAAEASAGQNIELMDGKVAFTLPADMRDQSGKVGTQANNMHVYANDNGQKAVIVILGDNTTEELTVLAQRLEDQQRTRDANLQVVTNKTIDVDGKKLQQLDSIITSSGQQAYSSVVLGKVENQLLTLQITLPASNQQQAQSEAEGIIHTLKLK
- the yhjD gene encoding inner membrane protein YhjD yields the protein MPAPADPERQSTSSTPEGDQSPQKPLSFLDKSKRLAARIQAIPSVAHLIRAGERFNDRMGNQFGAAITYFSFLSLIPILMVSFAAVGFVLASNPDLLTGLINRIVNSISDPNLANTLKSTVNTAVQQRTTVGITGLLIALYSGISWMGNLREAIRAQSRDVWERNPKDEEKIYFQYTRDFLSLTGLVIALIITLFLTSVAGTAQNMIVTALGLDGIEWLRPALTLIALSISIFANYLLFLWIFFVLPRHKPKRKALFRGTLIAAVGFEVIKFAMTVALPKLASSPSGAAFGSVIGLMAFFYFFARLTLFCAAWIATANYKGDTSTDKNEQEKAPPSDR
- a CDS encoding zinc/cadmium/mercury/lead-transporting ATPase codes for the protein MHSHQHHSTEKSACCNNGVHHAPRSAPSRTKSCCNEHTQHSNHADHSCCSTKHTSDAVVQSACGTDQSSSDSGGSADSDDPDGGDSDRPRSHQRFSWKISGMDCPSCARKIENAVKNLTGIEQAKVLFATEKLVVDANTDIRFQVQHAVQQAGFTLQDTALPLTPPDTSTVRRFVHEYGFLILFTLLAAASWGLSLLSERGGQIAFIATTLVGLIPILKKTVQLIRTGTPFAIETLMSVASIGALLIGATTEATVILLLFMLGEHLESYAANRARRGVTALMALLPEDATVVGNGQRRLVPVASLVPGDVIEVAPGGRLPADAELLNSDASFDESALTGESVPVERTPGEKIAAGSLCVDRVVQLRVVSQPGNSAIDRILQLIEEAEERRAPIERFLDKFSRYYTPAIMLLSLLVILVPPLLLAQPWQEWIYRGLTLLLIGCPCALVISTPAAITSGLAAATRRGALIKGGAALESLGSIKTIAFDKTGTLTEGKPQVTDVLPAAGVSATALLTRTAAVESGSHHPLAKAIVQHARSSSTFLPMAENRKALAGVGVEGTIGGKRIQVSAPTRVAPDLLDADWLQRVEALENEGKTVVVVQEDDSVLGVLALSDTLRHDAREALDALQQLGIRGVMLTGDNPRAAAAIAATLGIDYRASLLPADKVAAVSELSQQHPVAMVGDGINDAPAMKAATIGIAMGSGTDVALETADAALTHSRLTGLAAMISLSRATQRNIRQNITIALGLKAVFLVTSILGITGLWLAVLADSGATALVTANALRLLRKQD
- a CDS encoding DUF2500 domain-containing protein produces the protein MGDFPWLLVFAVGAILLLAARQYRRQRYREAQNDAAPLRIVSAEVKHKREFPRTRRRAREHQVMVMEDMLYEATFRPIAGSGDITLRLESADYHQLDTGMQGSLQLKGTRFIRFVPQQR